The sequence below is a genomic window from Haloferax mediterranei ATCC 33500.
CCCTCGCATGCGGTTACAGCGCCTGACATCGCTTCGGACGGACCGGGGAGTGTCTGGCACCAATGTCCCGGTCCCTTTCTCGACTTCTGTCTCTGGAATCGACCGCGAGTGACACGTTTTTAGTGATTCGTTGCGCACCGGGAGGTATGTTCCCGGGTGCCGCTGAGTACGGAGTCGACGTGCATATCGACGACGCCGAAGTCGAAAGACTACTCTCGGTTACCCCGGACGACGCCGAGCCACCCGCATCGCTGTCGTTCTCGCGCAACGTGTTTCTCCCCTTGACCACCGCGTGTCGCTACACCTGTACCTACTGCACCTACTACGACGTGCCCGGCGAAGCGACGCTCATGTCGCTCGACGACGTGCGAGAGGTGGTCCGCATGGGTGCGGATGCTGGCTGTACGGAGGCACTGTTTACGTTCGGAGACGAACCGGACGAGCGCTACACCGAGGTTCACCGCCAACTCGACGAGTGGGGCTACGACGATATTCTCGACTACCTCGCTGCCGCGTGCGAGGTCGCACTGGATGAAGGACTCTTGCCGCACTCGAATCCCGGTGACTTGACTCGCGAGGAGTTCGCCGACCTCGCACCGCTGAACGTCAGTATGGGCGTGATGCTGGAGACGACGGCCGACGTGGTCGCTCACTCGGGCAATCGGCGGAAAACACCGGGACAGCGACTCAACACCATCCGTGCCGCGGGCGAAGTGGGCGTCCCGTTCACGACGGGCATCCTCGTCGGCATCGGCGAGTCGTGGCGCGACAGAGCCGAAAGCTTGCTCGCCATCCGCGCCCTCCACGAGCGGTACGGGCACATTCAGGAGGTCATCGTCCAGAACGTCGTGCCGAACGAGCGGTCGAGCTTCGAGCGCCCGTCGCTCGAAACGATGCGGCGAGTAGTGTCGATGGCACGGGTCGCCCTTCCCGAGGAGGTGTCCGTGCAGGTCCCGCCGAACCTCTCTGCGGCCGCCGAGTTAGTCGATTGCGGCGTGGACGACCTCGGCGGCGTCTCGCCGGTTACCGACGACTACGTGAATCCCGACTACGCGTGGCCGGCTCTCCAGGAACTCGTCGATATCGCCGACGACGCGGGCGTGCCGCTCCGCGAGCGACTACCAGTGTACGAGCGGTTCCTACCCGACGACGCTCGGGCGACAGATAGCGATATTGTACCCGCCGAGAAGGCCGAGATAACTCGGAACGCCGAGGAGACCGATTGCGACTGGCTCGGAGACCCAATCATCGAGCGTCTCCGGTCAGAAGATGTCCACGGTGAGCGATTCCGGAGCGTCGCTCGCGGCGACGGGCCGCTGTCGATTCCGAAGTAACCAGTGGACCGAGTGAGGTGCCGATTGGTCGCCTACCGCCGGCGGACAAGCATGGAGAGAAACGCGACGAGTGCCGGGTACACCGCGGGCGTCCGTCCGGAGAGTTGCGGGACGCGCTTTCGAACGATGGTGTATCCAACGCCAACGAGGAGACTCCCGATGAGCACCGTTCGAGCGCCGTCGCCGAGCGTCGTGAAGCCCGGAACCGAGAGGATAGCCGCGAGTGTGAGGTCGCCGGGCGACCCGTCGTAGGCAGCGATGCGTCGAGGTGCAACCCATCCGCCGGCGGTGCGGACGTAGATTCCGCGGTCGGTTTTCGCTTCCCACGGGTTCGGTTCGCTGCTGCCACCGAAGTAGTCCGCAACGCAGTGAAGCGAAGCAGCGGCAAAGCCGGTCGCAGCGAGAACCGCCACAGGAGCGCGAGTGGTGGCCGCGAGAGCGCCGAAGAGAAGCATTCCGATGGTGAACGCCTCGAACTGGTGGAGCGTCTTACGATGGACGCCAACGACCATATCGAGGTCGGGGAAGACGCCACCGACGAGCGCGACGACGGCGACGAGTGGCGCGACGGCCGGAGCGACGACCGCAACCGCAGCGGCGAGCGCGAGGCTCATCGCCACGTGGGTTGGAGCCATCACGGAGCGGCCACCCCCGGACAATCCTGTCGACGAACCATTATCACATCCTCTCGGCGACCGAGACGTATGAGTCTCGTGGTATTTCCCGTGCTGCCGAAGAAACCGCCGCGTTAGGTGCTCCGAAGAAACACCCGATAGATGCCGAAGAACACCCGTTAGATGCCGAGCCAATCCGGAACCCGTTTTCTGAAGCCGGTGTAGACGAGCGCGATGGCGACGCTAAGTGCGACGACCACGCGAAGCACGCCATCGAAGGCGAACATCGGCGGGACAGAAAACAGCAGAGTCAACACGAGGTCTTCGGGCGCACCGTCATAGCGGACGACATACTGCGGCTGGAGCCATCGCTTCGTCGGGTGGACGTAGACCGCGCGGTTGGACGTGCGGTCCCACGGGCGGAGTTCGTCGCCCGCGCCGAACCAGTCTAAGACCGAGTGGAGCGCCGCCGAGAGGAAGAAAAACGTCAGTCCGACAGTGAGCGCTGAAGTCGAGACGGTGGCGACGAATCCGGTAGCACCCGCGGCGACGGTGTAGTAAACCGGGAAGTGCAGGGTCTTGCGGTGGACGCCGACGAAGAGGTCTACGTCGGGGAAGACGCTCCCGACGAGCGCACCGACCGCCGCGACGGTCGCGAGTTCGGGTGCCACCCACACGAGCGACGCGGCGAGGCTGAGACCCATCGCCGCGTGGGTCGTCGCCATCATCTCAATCGTCGGCCGTTGGGGGGTCGCGGCGGCGGTCGAGGAGGGGCGTACCGTCGGCACGCGGGCCGAGCGTCGGGCCGTGTGAGCCGTCGTCGGGGTCGAGCGGGCGGCGCGTCCGGTAGTCGGTCGAGCGTTCGACCGGCCGGCGACCGATGGCGGTTATCATATCGACGTAGTCGTCGAACGAGCGGAACTCGCCGAACCCGCCGCCCGCGCGCTTCGTAATCTCCTCGGAGAGAATCGTTCCCATCAGGTCGTCAGCACCGCAGTTGAGGAGTTTAAGTGACTTCGCGTTCCCGAACTTCACCCACGACGACTGGATATGGTCGATGTTGTCGAGATAGAGCCGCGAAACGGCAACCATCAACTCGTCTTCGTCGTCGGACGCACCTTCGGTGACGAGACCGCGCTCGTAGAGCGGCGTGTTCTGGTAGACGAACGATAAGGGGACGAACTCCGTGATACCGCCGTAGCGGTCCTGGAGGTCGCGAATCACATCGAGGTGCAGCACGCGGTGTTTCTCGTTTTCGACGTGGCCGTACATGATGGTCGCCGTCACGTCGAGACCGGCGTCCATCGCGCCCTCCATCCCGGCAACCCACTCGTCGGTGCCGATTTTTCCGGGACAGATAACGTCTCGAACTTCAGGGACGAGTATCTCTGCGGCGGTCCCCGGGGCGCTGTCGAGTCCGGCGTCGGCGAGGCGGCGGTACACCTCCACGTAGCTCCAGTCGGTCCCGCGTTTTGCGTGGTAAGCCTCTTCGGGCGTCATCGAGTGGACGTGGACGCCGTCGACCGACATCGCCGCCAGTTGCTCGGTGTAGCTCCCGGGGTCTATGTCGTACGCCGCGGGCGGTTTGTAGTTCACCTCGGCGGCGGGGTTGTTGTACGATTCGAGGATTTCGCGGTGTTCCTCATCGAGAACGAGCGCCGGGTGAAGCCCGGAAACGGACGTGACTTCGTAGATACCCATCTCGACTGCGTCGGCGACGATATCGCGTGATTCGGCCGGCGTCTTCGTGAATCCACCGTGGTCAGCGTCGGAGTCGGCCTCGAAGAGGTGTGCGGTGTTCTTGAAATTACAGAACAGACAGCCCGTGGTACAAGCCGTCGTCACGTTGTTGTTGAGGTTGGCGACGAAGGTCACGTCGTCGCCGACGACTTCGGCGCGGCGACGGTCGGCGGCTTCGAGGACGAGTTCCTTTCGGTGGCGGTCGATTCCCTCGCGGTCGGTCCCCGTCGTCATCAGTTCGACGCCGTCCGCGACGGTGAGGCGCTCGCCCGCTCGCGCCTTTGCTAAGGCGTTCTCGAACGACTGGTCGGTCTCCGGGCGGTGGTCGAACCCGAAGTCGTGGGCGGCACCGGTCATGGTCGATGAGAACGCGCCACGGTCGTAAAAAACGGGGCGGTACAGGAACTACGGGTGGTCAACAACGACTGGTCGAACAGGGGGAGAAAGGATTAGTCCGCAGACGGTGTTATGTCGAGTATGGAACACTCAACGTCCCCAACCACCGAGTCCACCCTCGACGACAACGGGGAGAGCCTCCTGTTTTCGGCACTCGTCGGCGCAATCGCCAGCCTCGTTCTCTCTCCGGTTCCGGGGTCGCCAATCCTTGGCGGCGCGCTTGCGGGCTACCTGACCGGAACCGACCGCACTCTCGGCACGAAATCCGGCGCGCTCTCCGGCCTGTTCATGGGTCTCGTCAGTACCTTGTTGGCCGTCGTCTTCCTCGGGTTCTTCGGTATTTTTGTTTTCGCCAGCGCGCCGTTCGACTTCAGTCTCGGATTTCTCGGGGTCGCCACCGTCGCTATCTTTGGACTTCTTATCGGTCTCGTCTACACCGTTGGCCTCGGTGCACTCGGCGGCTATCTCGGTGCGTACCTAAATGAAGAGTTCAACTGAGCCGATTCGAGCCATCCAAAACCGAATAGTGGTCCCCCGCCTCAAACGAGTTCTTCGACCGCGGGCAGGAACTCCGTGAGGTCGTCGCGAACGACCCGGTCTGCACTGCTGTCGTACTGCGTCTCGTCGAAGTTGACGACGACCAGCGAGCCGTCTTCGGCGGCTCTACCGGCGAGTCCGGCCGCCGGATGAACCGTCAGCGACGACCCGAGCGCGAGAAACACGTCGGCCTTGTCCGCCAGTCGGTTGGCCTTACTGTAGGCGACGCGCGGAAGTCGCTCGCCGAACAGCACGACATCGGGTTTGACGATACCGCCGCACTCGCCGCAGGTCGCTGGCGCGTCACCGGCGCGGACCTGTTCGAGCGCCGTTTCGGCCGCAAAGTGGGATTCGCAGTCCTCACAAACGACCTGCGAGGCGTTTCCGTGGAGTTCGACGACGCGGTTCGACCCGGATTCACGGTGGAGACCATCCGTATTCTGTGTGATGACCCTGTCGAGAATGCCCCGTGATTCGAGTTCGGCGAGCACGTCGTGACCGGCGTTCGGGGCCACGCCATCGGGAAACATCCGCTCGTGGAGGCGAACGCGCTCCCGCCAGAACCCCGCCGGGTCGTTCACGAAGCGGTCGCGGTGAAACGACGCCGGGTCGAACTCGGTGTTCCAGATGCCGTCGTCGCCGCGGAAATCGGGGATGCCCGAAGCGGTGCTCATCCCCGCGCCGGTGAAAGCGACGACGAACTCGGCCTCGCGGAGTCGGCGGGCAACCCACGCGGCATCGGATTCGAGGGCAATGTCCATAGCCAGACGGACGAGTTCCGAGCGAAAAAGCGGCTTGATTTGTCGGTGTTCGAGTTCGTGTATATATTAGGACAAAGTAAGTGCGAGATGCGCACAGAAGTGGAAGGTTCTTAGTGTGAAGAGCGTGAGGGTCGACCATGACCAGCGTGAAGGACTTCCGCGTCGAGGAGGAACCGACGGCGACCGACCTCGGCCGGGGCCGCTTCGTCTTTTCCGACCGCTACTCCGTGTTCGACTGGGGTGAGATGCCCGACCACATCCCGAACAAGGGCGCAAGCCTCTGTCTCATGGGCGCGTACAACTTCGAACTGCTCGACGTGAACCACATTCCGACCCACTACCTCGGGGTACTCGAAGACGGCGAAATCAAGGACCTCGAAGAGTGCGAGTCGCCGCCGACGGAGATGGCAATCGAACTCACGCAGGTGCCTGACCTCCCGCACGACGACGGCGAGTACGACTACGACGCCTACCACGAGACGGCGGGCGACAACTACCTCATCCCGCTCGAAATCGTCTTCCGAAACACCGTTCCCGTGGGGTCGAGCCTCCGGAAGCGCGGCGAACCCGCCGACTACGGTCTCGATGTCGACGAGTGGCCGGACGAAGCCGTTTCACTCCCCGACCCCGTCGTGGAGTTCTCCACGAAGTACGAAGAACAGGACCGCTATCTCGACCGCGAGGAAGCCGACTTTGTCGCTGGCGCAGTCGACCTCGACCGCCTCGAAGAACTCGCGCTCGCCGTGAACCACGTCCTGAACGAGCAGGCCGTACGCGCCGGGTTCGACCACGAAGACGGGAAAATCGAGTGTCTGTACCACGACGGGACCGTGAAGGTCGCGGACGTGGTCGGCACGTTCGACGAAAATCGCTTCTCCTACGACGGCCAGCAGGTCTCGAAGGAGGTCGTCCGCCAGTACTACAAGCGCGTCCAACCCGAGTGGGTCGACGCCGTGTCCGCCGCGAAGCAGGAAGCCATCGAAACGGGCGAACCCAACTGGCGCGAGGCGTGCGAAATCGAACCCGAGCACCTCCCCGACGACATCGTAACCGCACTTTCGGACATCTACTGCGCGGGGACGAACGCCTACGTCGATTACGACTGGTTCGACGCGCCAGATATCGAGGACGCGGTCGAGCGCGTGCAAGAGCTGTAACTCGGTCCGCACTACCAACTCGGTCCGCACTACCCTCCGAAACCGCTGACACGAGACGGGAAGGCACTTGTCTGCCTACCGTCACTATCGGGGCATGCCCTCCCTGCCCTCCCGTCGAGCATTTCTCGCTACACTCGGAACCGCCGCGAGCGTCAGCCTCGCGGGGTGTAGCGGTCTCCGCAGGAGATACTTCCCGCGGTCGCACACGAACGACGCTGACCTCTCGGGTGACGACGGCCCGTGGCCGACTCTCGGCCACGACGCCCGGCGAACCGGGTCGACGCCCGCGAGTGGTCCCGACGAAGGGGCGGCGCTCGGACTCCACGCCGAAGCGAGTCACTACCCAGAACGGCAGGTCGTCGTCGGGTCCGACGTGATTCTGTTCACGGTTCGTCGATGGCGGGAATACGAGCACTCCGACCTGTTTTCGGGAGTCGTCGCCGTCGGCCGACACGGTGGTGAACACTGGCGCTTGGAAGCTAAATCAGATATGGGCGTTCCTACGGTCGTCGGCGACACAGTATTCATCGAGGACAGAGTCGGCACGCGCGCCGTCGATATCGAGACGGGCGACGTGAACTGGACCTACCGAAGTGGCTACGGGTTCCCCCACGTCTCACCCGCAGTGACCGAGGGCCGAGTGTTCATCGGTGGCCGCGAGTTCCTCGCCCTCGACGCGGTGACCGGGAAACGACTGTGGCAGACCGACGAAGAGATGCCCGCCGTACAAACGTGCGCCGCGACAGACGAGTCCGTCGTCGTCTCGAACGGGTACAACGAGAACGGCGGCGGCCTGTTCTGTCTCGATGCCGCAGATGGGAGCGTTCGCTGGGAGTCGTCGATACCCGTCGTTCACAACCCGGCCGCCGTCGGCGACGAGGCGTGTTACGTCGTCGACGACAGGGGCACCCTGCGGGCCGTCTCACTCGCTGACGGCGAGGAGCTGTGGACGCAACACGCCGCCGGAATCAACGGCGGATACGACAGGTACGAACAGGCCGTTCTGGCGGGTGATACCGTCCTCTCCAGTGGTCGCGACGACCCGCTCGTTGCCTACGACCGGAAGACGGGTAACCGAGTGTGGTCTGCAGGACCGGCGGGAGAGCGGTACCACGTTCCAGTCGTCGCTTCCGATGGCATCTACGGCGTCACCCGCGAGGGTACCGTCTTCGAGGTCGGTTTCGACGGAACGGAGCGCTGGCGACGTAGTATCGACCTGACGGTGTCGGCGTCACCGTCACTCGCGGATGGGTCGCTCTACATGGGTGGTCGAACTGGCGAGCGTAGCGGGGAGTGGGAAGGTGGGTTCTTCCGGTTCGGTCCGTGAACGCCGGCCGCGTCTCGGACCGGATTGCTCGTACTGCTCGGTGAGAGGCGGAATCGAGGTCGGAGGCGTGTTTTCGGAGTCGTTCGACCTCGGCATCGAGGCCGCCGGTGGGTTCGCCGAGGCCGACGACAAAAAAGAGACCAGTCTCAGTCTTCGGACGGTTCGAGCGTAAGCGCTTCTCGCTCGCCGCCGAGCCCGTCGATGAGACCGTCGACCGGCCGGTCGGGGTTCAACGCCTGCGCTTCGCGGGAGAGCCCGAGTTGGTAGTCCTCGGCGTCGGTCTCCGAGCGGAGGCTGGTGCGTCCACGGTGAACCGTAATGTCGTCGTTGAGGTGGAGCTTCACGGCTTCGAGGAGCGCGTCGGCCTCAAGCGGTTGCCCGCGCGACTTTATCTCGTCGATGGTGGCGTCGTCGGGCACGTCGAAGGCCCGCTGGGCGATAATCGGCCCTTGGTCGAGGTCCGTCGTCACGTAGTGGGCGGTGACGCCCGCGATGCGGACGCCGCCTTCTTTCGCCTGCCGGTAGGCGGCGGCACCGGGGAAGGCCGGGAGCAACGACGGGTGGATGTTGATGATGCGGTCTTCGTAGCGGAAGACGACGTTCGGCCCGAGGATGCGCATGTAGCGCGCGAGGACGATGAGGTCGACGTCGTACTCTTCGAGGAGTTCGAGCAGGTGGTCTTCGTCCGCGGTGCCCTTCTCGTCGCCGATGTCGTGGAAGGGAACGTCGTAGTGGCTCGCCAGCGGTTCGAGCGTGTCGTGATTACCGATGACGACCGAAATCTCCGCGCCGAGGTCGTCGTTCGCCCACGCCTCGAACAGCGCTTCGAGACAGTGGGACTCCTTCGTGACGAGCACGGCGATTTCGCGCGTCTTGCGGTCCGACGGGAATCGTACCTGCACGTCGACGCCGAGTTCGTCGCCGAGGTCGGTGAGTGCGTCGCGGAGTTCGTCGCGGCTGCAGGTCATCTCCGAGGTGTCCGCGTGAAGCGTCATCCGGAAGATTCCCTCCCGGACCGCTTGGTCGAGGTCCTCGACGTTGATTCCGCGTTCGAACAGCAGGGTGGTCACATTCGCGATGAGTCCGGTCTTGTCTCCTCCGATGACCGTGATTTCGGTTAGTTCTCGCGTCATACCGTCACCTCCAGCTGTTCGAAGCTGAACATACACCGCCCTGAGTGGTCGAACGGTAAACCGCTGTCGTTCTCCGCAACGGTCCCACCTGAACGACCGTGAATTACCGGCGGACGGCTCGAACGGTGGGCAACCGAGTTACGACAGCGGGAACACCGTCGAGACGACGAGGACGACGACGAGGCCGGTTACGGAGATAATCGTCGTCAAGGCGGTCCACGTCTTCAGCGTCTCGGCCTGCGTGAGGCCGCCGATTTCCTTGACGAGCCAGAACCCGGAGTCGTTGTACCACGAGCAGATGTTGCCGCCCGCGCCGATGACCATCACCAGATACGCGGTGTGGACCGGAAGCTGACCGGTCAAGGGAGCCATGATTCCAGCTGCGGTGAGCATCGCCGCGGTCGCGGAACCCTGCGCGACGCGGACGATAGCGGCGATGAGCCACGCCGTCACGAGAAGCGGAATGCCGAAGCCTTCGAGTCCGTTTGCGATGTAGGGGCCGATTCCCGAGGCGGCGAGCAGTGCGCCGAACGCGCCACCCATCGA
It includes:
- the cofG gene encoding 7,8-didemethyl-8-hydroxy-5-deazariboflavin synthase subunit CofG, giving the protein MFPGAAEYGVDVHIDDAEVERLLSVTPDDAEPPASLSFSRNVFLPLTTACRYTCTYCTYYDVPGEATLMSLDDVREVVRMGADAGCTEALFTFGDEPDERYTEVHRQLDEWGYDDILDYLAAACEVALDEGLLPHSNPGDLTREEFADLAPLNVSMGVMLETTADVVAHSGNRRKTPGQRLNTIRAAGEVGVPFTTGILVGIGESWRDRAESLLAIRALHERYGHIQEVIVQNVVPNERSSFERPSLETMRRVVSMARVALPEEVSVQVPPNLSAAAELVDCGVDDLGGVSPVTDDYVNPDYAWPALQELVDIADDAGVPLRERLPVYERFLPDDARATDSDIVPAEKAEITRNAEETDCDWLGDPIIERLRSEDVHGERFRSVARGDGPLSIPK
- a CDS encoding metal-dependent hydrolase; the encoded protein is MMATTHAAMGLSLAASLVWVAPELATVAAVGALVGSVFPDVDLFVGVHRKTLHFPVYYTVAAGATGFVATVSTSALTVGLTFFFLSAALHSVLDWFGAGDELRPWDRTSNRAVYVHPTKRWLQPQYVVRYDGAPEDLVLTLLFSVPPMFAFDGVLRVVVALSVAIALVYTGFRKRVPDWLGI
- the cofH gene encoding 7,8-didemethyl-8-hydroxy-5-deazariboflavin synthase subunit CofH, which gives rise to MTGAAHDFGFDHRPETDQSFENALAKARAGERLTVADGVELMTTGTDREGIDRHRKELVLEAADRRRAEVVGDDVTFVANLNNNVTTACTTGCLFCNFKNTAHLFEADSDADHGGFTKTPAESRDIVADAVEMGIYEVTSVSGLHPALVLDEEHREILESYNNPAAEVNYKPPAAYDIDPGSYTEQLAAMSVDGVHVHSMTPEEAYHAKRGTDWSYVEVYRRLADAGLDSAPGTAAEILVPEVRDVICPGKIGTDEWVAGMEGAMDAGLDVTATIMYGHVENEKHRVLHLDVIRDLQDRYGGITEFVPLSFVYQNTPLYERGLVTEGASDDEDELMVAVSRLYLDNIDHIQSSWVKFGNAKSLKLLNCGADDLMGTILSEEITKRAGGGFGEFRSFDDYVDMITAIGRRPVERSTDYRTRRPLDPDDGSHGPTLGPRADGTPLLDRRRDPPTADD
- a CDS encoding DUF5518 domain-containing protein; this encodes MEHSTSPTTESTLDDNGESLLFSALVGAIASLVLSPVPGSPILGGALAGYLTGTDRTLGTKSGALSGLFMGLVSTLLAVVFLGFFGIFVFASAPFDFSLGFLGVATVAIFGLLIGLVYTVGLGALGGYLGAYLNEEFN
- a CDS encoding NAD-dependent protein deacylase codes for the protein MDIALESDAAWVARRLREAEFVVAFTGAGMSTASGIPDFRGDDGIWNTEFDPASFHRDRFVNDPAGFWRERVRLHERMFPDGVAPNAGHDVLAELESRGILDRVITQNTDGLHRESGSNRVVELHGNASQVVCEDCESHFAAETALEQVRAGDAPATCGECGGIVKPDVVLFGERLPRVAYSKANRLADKADVFLALGSSLTVHPAAGLAGRAAEDGSLVVVNFDETQYDSSADRVVRDDLTEFLPAVEELV
- a CDS encoding phosphoribosylaminoimidazolesuccinocarboxamide synthase — encoded protein: MTSVKDFRVEEEPTATDLGRGRFVFSDRYSVFDWGEMPDHIPNKGASLCLMGAYNFELLDVNHIPTHYLGVLEDGEIKDLEECESPPTEMAIELTQVPDLPHDDGEYDYDAYHETAGDNYLIPLEIVFRNTVPVGSSLRKRGEPADYGLDVDEWPDEAVSLPDPVVEFSTKYEEQDRYLDREEADFVAGAVDLDRLEELALAVNHVLNEQAVRAGFDHEDGKIECLYHDGTVKVADVVGTFDENRFSYDGQQVSKEVVRQYYKRVQPEWVDAVSAAKQEAIETGEPNWREACEIEPEHLPDDIVTALSDIYCAGTNAYVDYDWFDAPDIEDAVERVQEL
- a CDS encoding PQQ-like beta-propeller repeat protein yields the protein MPSLPSRRAFLATLGTAASVSLAGCSGLRRRYFPRSHTNDADLSGDDGPWPTLGHDARRTGSTPASGPDEGAALGLHAEASHYPERQVVVGSDVILFTVRRWREYEHSDLFSGVVAVGRHGGEHWRLEAKSDMGVPTVVGDTVFIEDRVGTRAVDIETGDVNWTYRSGYGFPHVSPAVTEGRVFIGGREFLALDAVTGKRLWQTDEEMPAVQTCAATDESVVVSNGYNENGGGLFCLDAADGSVRWESSIPVVHNPAAVGDEACYVVDDRGTLRAVSLADGEELWTQHAAGINGGYDRYEQAVLAGDTVLSSGRDDPLVAYDRKTGNRVWSAGPAGERYHVPVVASDGIYGVTREGTVFEVGFDGTERWRRSIDLTVSASPSLADGSLYMGGRTGERSGEWEGGFFRFGP
- a CDS encoding formyltetrahydrofolate deformylase is translated as MTRELTEITVIGGDKTGLIANVTTLLFERGINVEDLDQAVREGIFRMTLHADTSEMTCSRDELRDALTDLGDELGVDVQVRFPSDRKTREIAVLVTKESHCLEALFEAWANDDLGAEISVVIGNHDTLEPLASHYDVPFHDIGDEKGTADEDHLLELLEEYDVDLIVLARYMRILGPNVVFRYEDRIINIHPSLLPAFPGAAAYRQAKEGGVRIAGVTAHYVTTDLDQGPIIAQRAFDVPDDATIDEIKSRGQPLEADALLEAVKLHLNDDITVHRGRTSLRSETDAEDYQLGLSREAQALNPDRPVDGLIDGLGGEREALTLEPSED